A single genomic interval of Daucus carota subsp. sativus chromosome 1, DH1 v3.0, whole genome shotgun sequence harbors:
- the LOC108211005 gene encoding F-box protein At4g09920-like, which yields MDSTSKKLANICAVDRISDLPDSLLIAILALLPIKPAVRTCILSKKWRPLCESLPNLDFVDVSNSGINFTNFVDRFLMRRPNNLKIAKFRLNCYRGDYYRDRVNEWIINALGRDLKEINLCLSFRDLYNLVQDFFYMSASVEVVRLSGKISVEIPENVTLPRLRLLRFDRVMISSCESVGKLLLNCPVLEDLEIVHCEWLTGNSFNICGSVLKRLSYYLGSDDAEFVIRTMIDTPRLENLQICSYAGGDNDILFKENLPFLKIAVIDIFDDEMPQGVYYVLGVLKKINHVKFLTLSDNTVEILSLAYDNELRSGHYEFPPFHNLTELVIDVDDFFHKTLLDDFLQSSPNLESLQFPQGLGCSSLHESFRGSWAWSQARVPECLSTHLKTVYIRTFGEVDEVLAFVKCLLAYGSALRNVSVEISNLSKDANARHELLNLQSESTSCKLNIIG from the exons ATGGATTCGACTTCAAAAAAATTAGCGAATATTTGTGCGGTAGATAGAATCAGTGATTTACCTGACTCACTCCTCATCGCTATACTTGCATTGCTTCCAATTAAACCTGCTGTACGCACTTGTATCTTGTCGAAAAAATGGAGGCCTCTCTGCGAGTCACTCCCGAATCTTGATTTTGTTGATGTTAGCAATTCAGGCATAAATTTCACCAACTTTGTTGATAGGTTTTTGATGCGTAGGCCGAATAACTTGAAAATCGCTAAATTCCGGTTAAATTGTTATCGTGGAGACTACTACCGGGACCGCGTTAATGAGTGGATTATAAATGCGCTTGGACGTGATTTGAAAGAGATAAACCTTTGTCTTTCGTTTCGAGACTTGTATAATTTGGTCCaagattttttttacatgtctGCTAGTGTTGAAGTTGTTCGACTCAGTGGGAAAATATCAGTTGAGATTCCGGAGAATGTTACGCTTCCGAGGCTTCGGCTGCTTAGATTCGACAGAGTTATGATTTCGAGCTGTGAGTCAGTTGGGAAGCTTTTGTTAAACTGTCCTGTGCTTGAAGATTTGGAAATTGTCCACTGTGAATGGCTTACGGGCAACTCTTTCAATATTTGTGGATCTGTATTGAAGAGGTTGTCATATTATCTTGGTTCAGATGATGCAGAATTTGTGATTCGGACTATGATTGATACACCGAGATTAGAGAATCTCCAAATTTGTTCTTACGCAGGCGGTGATAATGATATTTTGTTCAAGGAGAACTTGCCATTCCTCAAGATAGCTGTAATCGACATCTTTGATGATGAGATGCCACAAGGAGTTTATTACGTGTTAGGGGTGCTTAAAAAGATTAATCATGTCAAATTTTTGACTTTGTCAGATAACACTGTGGAG ATCCTCAGCCTGGCATATGATAATGAGTTAAGATCAGGTCATTATGAGTTTCCTCCATTTCATAACTTGACTGAGTTGGTAATTGATGTTGACGATTTTTTTCACAAAACTTTACTGGATGACTTCCTTCAAAGCTCACCGAACCTTGAAAGTCTTCAATTTCCGCAG GGTCTTGGTTGTAGTTCCCTTCATGAATCTTTTCGCGGCTCATGGGCCTGGTCACAAGCACGTGTTCCAGAATGCTTATCCACACATCTTAAAACAGTATATATTAGAACATTCGGCGAAGTAGATGAGGTATTGGCATTTGTTAAATGCCTGCTAGCTTATGGGAGTGCTTTGCGAAATGTATCAgttgaaatttcaaatttgtcaAAAGATGCAAACGCCCGGCACGAACTGTTAAACTTACAGAGTGAATCAACAAGTTGCAAGCTTAATATTATAGGATGA